The stretch of DNA CATCCATCTTCTCTCCCAGCTGATATAGCCAGTCCCATGAGTAGATACCTGTATCATGGCCATCATCAAATTTGAGCGAAACTGCATAGTGGCCAACAGGATCAATCTTGTCGATGGCAACGTCAACCTTGCCTACCTGCAAAATCTCCTCGCCTGGTGCATGTCCGCGCACCTCTGCAGAAGGGGAGTAGACCCGCAGATACTCTGCTGTGTAGTCCCATGATTTCCCATCATCATAACTTAAGGTCAATACTCGAGACTCCCTGTCATAACGAATCTCTGTAGGTATCTGATGTGTCTGTTCACTCATAATCTCTTGTTATCTCCATTGACCAGATAAGCTCTGATCTTTATAAAACTCCTCTAATCCTGACCACTACGCCATTACATATCCACTACAGTATATAACGACTCAGGTCCTCATCTGCAGCAAGCTCTGACAAATGGTGGTCCACATAATCTGCATCAACCACAACCGTCTCTTCTGAATGGTCAGTCGCCTCAAAGGAGATCTCCTCCAGCAGACGCTCCATAACTGTATGGAGCCGCCTTGCTCCAATATTTTCTGTACGCTCATTTACCTGCCATGAGAACTCTGCAATTCTATGAATCCCAGCATCCTCAAACCTGAGGTCAACACCATCTGTCTCCATCAATGCTGTGTACTGTTCGGTCAGAGACGCATCTGTCGCAGAGAGAATAAGCTTGAAGTCCTCCACGCTCAAGGCAGAGAGCTCAACCCTGATCGGCAGACGTCCCTGCAACTCTGGAATCAGATCAGATGGTTTTGAGAGGTGGAATGCTCCCGAGGCGATGAATAGAATATGGTCGGTCTTGATCATCCCATACTTTGTGCTGACAGTACTTCCTTCCACTAACGGCAACAGGTCACGCTGCACCCCCTCTCGTGAAACCTCTCCACCACTCTGCTCCTCACTACGCCTGGCCACCTTATCAATCTCATCAAGAAAGACAATGCCATTCTGCTCCACACTATTGATAGCCTGTGACTTAATCTCCTCCTCATCGACCATCTTGTGTGACTCTTCCTCCACCAATATCTTCAGAGCCTCTGCAACGCGCATCTTCTTGGCTTTTGGTGGTTTATTGCCCATATTCTGGAACATGCCCTGTAGTTGTGAAGTCATATCCTCCATCCCTGGAGGACCCATGATCTCTACCCCTACTGCAGGAGCAGATACCTCAATCTCAATCTCCTTGTCATCGAGGTCACCCTCTCTTAACTTTTTGCGAAACTTCTGGCGTGTTGGAGACTCCTCCTCTTCCTGTTCAGATGCTGCCCCCCTGCTCTTTACTGGTGGCAGCAGCGCATCCAATACTCTCTCCTCAGCCGCATCCTCAGCCCTGGAACGAACAGACTCAACCGCACTCTCTCGCACGTTTTTAATGGAGATATCTGCAAGATCGCGTATAATCGACTCAACATCGCGCCCAACATAACCAACTTCGGTGAATTTTGTTGCCTCAATCTTTATAAATGGAGCGTTGGCAAGGCGTGCCAGGCGGCGCGCTATCTCAGTTTTTCCCACCCCTGTAGGACCAATCATAAGAATGTTTTTTGGGGTAATCTCGTAACGCAACTCCTCACTAACCTGCATTCTGCGCCAGCGATTGCGCAAGGCAATAGCTACTGCACGCTTGGCTGCATCCTGTCCAATAATATGTTTATCCAATTCGGAAACGATCTCTCTTGGAGTCAACTCATTCATCTCTATTAATCCTTATCACCTAACTCTTCCGTGACCAAGCTTCGGTTGGTAAATACACAGATATCTGCCGCAATACCCATACTCTTTTCAACAATTTCCTGCGCCCCCATCTCACTGTTTTCCAACAATGCGCGTGCAGCAGAGAGCGCATAGTGGCCGCCAGATCCAATGGCAACTGCACCATGCTCAGGCTCAATAACATCACCATTTCCGGTTATCACCAGGGTTTCATTCTCGTCTGCAACCAGCAGCAGTGCTTCCAGTTTGCGTAACATGCGGTCGGTTCTCCAATCCTTGGCTAGCTCAACAGCAGAACGAATCATATGCCCGGAATACTTCTCCAATTTTCCTTCAAAACGCTCAATCAAGGTAAAGGCATCCGCAGTGCCGCCGGCAAATCCTGCAATAACCTTGTCATGATAGAGACGACGAATCTTGCGAGCATTGCCCTTCATCACCGTATTGCCCATAGACACCTGTCCATCACCACCAAGCACAACATGATTGTCACGCCGCACGCAGAGAATAGTTGTTCCGTGGTATTGATCCATGATCTTTTCCAGAATTTTCAAAAAAGGAGTTGGATTCTACCGCAAACTGCTGTCATCGGCATTTTTGAGATTACATATCTTTACGCTTGGCAGGGGAAAACCTGCCATCACTGCTTTTCTGTTTGGCTCTTGGGTGAGCCTGATCATAAACCGCTGCCAGGTGCTGAAAATCAAGATGGGTGTAAATTTGTGTAGTACTGATGTTCTCATGTCCAAGCATCTCCTGGACAGCTCGCAGATTTCCGCTGGATTCAAGCAGGTGGCTGGCAAATGAGTGGCGCAACATATGTGGATGTACCCGGCGATCCATACCCCTCTTTCTGGCAAGCTTCTCCAGGCGTTGCTGAATTGTCCGCACAGCTATACGTTTACCACGTTGAGTGACGAAAAGTGCCTGCTCATCTTTATCAACCATCTGTTGACGAATCCGCATCCACTGCTGAATAGCCTGCTGTGCAACCCCTCCAACTGGCAGTACACGCTCTTTGCTCCCCTTGCCTAAAACCCGAATAGTTGCATCATCAAGACTGATATCCCTGCAGTCCACACCGGCGAGCTCAGAGAGACGAAGCCCGGACGAGTAGATCAACTCAAACATTGCATGGTCACGAATTGACAGTGGATCATCTTCACTAAAGGCCAATAGACTATCCATCTGATCAACATCAAGTGTTGTCGGAAGAGGGTGATCACCCTTGGGTGCCGAGACCCCGGCTGCCGGATTGTAATCAATCCCCTGTTCACGCAGCAGGTAGCGGTAAAAAGTTCGAACTGCTGAAAGATTTCTCTGGATGGTTCGACTGGCAGCTCCACTACGGTGGCGCTGTGCCACAAAATCCCTCAGGTGATGCGATGTTAACTCAAGGAATCTGTCGCCACGCTTCTCAATATGGCTACGAAAATGGGATAGGTCCCTGCTATATGCCTTCAGGCTGTTTGGTGAAAGTCTGCGCTCATTCTGAAGATGATTCAGAAAGCGCTCGATCCAGCTCTCCAGATCGTTATTGCTGCTCACCGTCACAGTGACGTAGTGCCGTACTAACCAGCGATGCAAGCTGTACCAGGAAATGAGTCCCCATCTTTTCGTGATAATACTGCTGGTCAGCACTCCCCAATGCTATCAACCCCTGCCCCCCAAACTCTCCGAGAGGCAGCAAGGCAACTGATGCGCCATGCTCCAAATCATCTCCAAAGATACTTTCACGCTGCTCTTCATCCAACTGACCGCAAAATGGGACACTGTCTTGAAGCAGTGACTCAAACAGTTTATGTGTCTGCTCATTTTCTGCATGTGGAAGCAGAATCACCACCTGCTCAATCCCAAAATGGTCCCGTAGACTCTCATACAGCGAGGCCACAATTCCATCACGACTCTCGCAATTCAACAGCTCAAGAGTAAGACGATGCATGTTTTCACTAAGAGCATCATTTTCGCGCGCAACATGAATCAGGGTGTTGATCTCATTATTGAGACGGCCATTTTCCTTTCTCAACTGCCCAACCTGGCGCTCAATCAGAGATACTGCAGCCCCACTTTGATGAGGCACATTAATCTTATTCAATAGCTCTGGATAGTCTATAAAAAAGTCGTTATGTTGCTCTAGATAGGCAGCAACATCGTCACCGCTAACAGCATGAATCTCTTCATGACTAACTGATTCATGTTGACTCATAACTCAATTACACCCTCAAATACTGTTTCTGCCGGCCCCGTCATCATAACTGGAGCATCACCACCCATCCATCTTACAGAGAGTTCTCCGCCTCTCAAACCAACCTTAACCTCACTGCTCAGCTTGCCCTGTACTATACCAGTTACAACTGCTGCACATGCACCGGTACCACAAGCCATGGTCTCTCCGGTGCCCCTCTCATACACTCTCAGATGAATCTCTGAAGGGCTAACTACCCGCATGAAACCAACATTTACCCGCTGCGGGAAACGTTCATGTGACTCCAGTAGCGGCCCCAACCTATTAACTGTCGCATCCTCCAGCTCATCAACGGCAAGTACCACATGTGGATTCCCCATGGATAGTACGCCCACCTTGAGAACATCACCATCTACCTCAATGTCATATGTGTCCGCCTGCTCATCAGCTACAAACGGGATATCTGATGGTGTAAGAATTGGAGGGCCCATATTAACTGTTACCCATCCATTATCCTGAAGCTTGAGTGTAATGATGCCACTGGCCGTCTCGACAACAATCTCGTCTTTATTGGTTAGCCCCTGGTCACGAACAAAACGGGCAAAACAGCGAGCACCATTCCCACACTGCTCTACCTCTCCACCATCAGCATTCCAGATACGATACCGAAAATCAGCCCCCTCACTCTGTGCCGGCTCAACCAACAACAACTGATCACATCCGACCCCAAAATTACGATCTGCAAGAAAACGAACCTGCTCTGACGTTGGCTCAAAAGGCTCGCTGACCGCATTGATTACAACAAAATCATTGCCCAAACCGTGCATTTTTGTAAAACGCAGTCTCATCTCAGCCCCTCCTCAGAAACTATCTGGAATATGCTCACCAGCATATAGCGACTCAATGGTTTCTCGGTCTCTCACTACGACGGCTCTCTCACCAGAGACCATCACCTCTGCAGCACGTGGACGAGAATTATAGGTTGAACTCATGACAAAACCATAAGCCCCGGATGACATTACTGCAAGCAGATCACCTGACTCCACATTCAGTTCACGATCCTTCCCCAGAAAGTCTCCAGTCTCACAGATCGGGCCCACAACATCATAGATACTCTTTTTACCAGAGGTGCGCTCCTCAACCGGTACGATATTCTGCCATGCACTATAGAGGGCTGGCCGAATCAGATCATTCATTGCTCCGTCCACAATACAGAAATTCTTCTCCTCACCCTCTTTTATAAATTCCACTTTGGTCAGCATCACCCCGCTATTTCCGACCATGGCCCGACCAGGCTCCATTATGATCTCAAGATCCCTGCCATCCAGTTTTTCTGTCACTGCTCTTACATAGGATTCAGGAGATGGTGGATTATCATGATTGTAGTCAATCCCCAGTCCACCACCCACATCGATATGGTGCAAGTTAATACCATCCTCACCAAGCTGATCTACCAGCAGCAACACTCGATCAAGCGCATCCTCAAATGGAGAGAGCTCTGTTAGCTGTGATCCAATATGGCAATCAATACCCATAATTTTAAGATTAGACAGGGTTGCAGCAAGCCTATAGACCTCACGTGCATGATCGATAGTTATACCAAATTTATTGGACCGGAGCCCTGTTGAGATATATGGGTGAGTACCAGCATCCACATCAGGATTGACCCGCAATGATATTGGGGCACACATACCCATGTCACCAGCAACTCGATTTACCCGCTCCAGCTCTGCCTCAGACTCTATATTAAAGCAGAGAATACCTGCTTCCAGCGCCCGTTTAATCTCATCATCACGCTTTCCAACACCAGAAAACACCACTTTTCCGGCATCCCCACCAGCCTTTAATACACGCTCCAACTCTCCAACCGAGACAATATCGAAACCTGCACCCATGCTTGCCAGCAATGCCAATACCGCAAGGTTGGAGTTTGCCTTTACCGCAAAACAGACCAGATGCTCTTCACCATTAAATCCATTCTCAAATGCCTGCCACTGAGCACGAATTGCATTCTCGGAGTAGACAAATAGTGGGGTACCATAATCTTCCGCAAGAGTTTTCATAGAGAGTGATTCTGCATAGAGAATACCCTCACGTTGTTCAAAAAATGAGTTCATGTTTTTTGCTATTGAGCGCGATGCTGTTCCAGAATCAGGGTTCCAAGGCGGTAACGAATCTTATTGATCTCCTTAAGTGTCTCGTCTGCCGCCTCAATCTTCTTGCTCTCTCGCAGAGAGCTCTCTTCCTGCTCCAGACTGCTCAGTCTGGTACGTAACTCCGCCATCTCCTGATGACGCTGACGAAGGCGTGTAGCCTCGTCACGTAACTGTTGTGCCTTTACTGATGATGCCTTTGTAGCCTGTTGCTCCAACTTCTCTGCACGAATATCATCCGGCAGATAAAGATCACCTGCCTGCCCGCAACCAGAAAGTATGGTCACCACCCAAATCGACAACAACGCCATAGATAACTTTTTCATATTCATGGCGATAAGTATAAACTTCATAACCCATGGAAACCATCTCTCATATCACTATTGAACCCCCCTCAAAAGCATCCTCAACCGTTATATGGCTTCATGGGCTTGGGGCAGATGGTCATGATTTTGAGAGTGTGCTTCCAATGCTGGAGCTGCCCATAGATCACGCCATTCGTTTTATCTTTCCCCATGCTCCAGAGCGCCCAATCACCGTAAATGATGGAATGGTTATGCGTGGCTGGTATGACATCACCAGTTTTGATTTTGGTAAACGGGGAGATATTGAAGGGATAGAATCTTCCGTTGAATCAATTAGCCAGTTGATTGACAAGGAGGTGGAGTCAGGAATATTGCCCGGAAATATTTTGCTCGCTGGTTTCTCTCAGGGAGGCGTCATCGCGCTACATAGTGCTCTGCGCCATCCACAACAACTTGCCGGAGTGATGGCCCTCTCAACATACCTTCCATACCCTGAAAAAATCCCGTCAGCCAACAATAAACATCCCGCTACCATTTTTTTTGCACATGGGGTAAACGACCCTGTAGTCCCGTATTCTGCTGGAGAGTCTGCAAAATCGTGGCTAGAGGAAAAAGGATACATAGCCAAGTGGCATCAATACGTGATGGAGCATGCTGTTTGTGCTGAGGAGATTAACGAAATCAGCAACTTTATTCAGGGCCGCCTGTAGGGTGTTGCCTACAAAGAAAAAGGGTCATCTCATGACGAGACAACCCTTTTATCTGTCCACTGTAAGCTGGTATGTATACAGTATCTTTATGGTGCCGCCACGAGGATTCGAACTCCGGACCTACGCATTACAAGTGCGTTGCTCTACCAGCTGAGCTATAGCGGCAAGAGCGCGCATTTTACTGGGAGATCGCAGAGTTGGCAACCAAAAATAGCCCATCCAAAACAAGATTTGGATCATCTTTAAACCTAAAGCGTGAGCTCTCATGTATCTGCCAGGCATCCCCTCCGGTAACCATTAATGCCACATTTTTGTTCCGAGACAAGATATCAGCTATGGCACTGTCCACACTATCTACAGAACCATCTCTATCCATTCGCAACCCCTCTTCTGTACTTCTTCCCAGAGGAAAAGTCTCAGAATACAGTTGATTAGACGGTAAATGTCGGGCTTTTGCTGCTAATTCCCGCGAACTTGCTCCAATGCCAGGAGTAATAATGCCTCCTTGATGGTTACCTTCTCCATCAACAAGGTCAATTGTTACTGCAGTTCCACAGTCCACAAGACAGAATGCTCCGTGAATTTTGTCCCAGGCCGCAATCATTCCCAGCCAGCGATCTATCCCTAGCTGTTCTGGCTTGTAGTAACCATTACTAACATCACCAAACTTCCCTGTGGCACCAATTGATTGCACATCAACCCCCCATAATGTCTCTACAATTTTTTTAATTTGTTGCTCTCGTTGTTCTCCAGCACTATTTGCTAGCCATACCATGGATGGCGCAATATGTTTACCCAAGATCACCGGGAGGAGAGAATCTATGTTTTCATTATCCAGCAGATCAAATCGAGAAATACCACTTACTAATGCCCACCCCAGCTTTACCCTGCTGTTCCCTGCATCAATCAATAACCAGTGTCTCTCTTCCCTCATCTCTTATTCTGCTGAATACGTAGTGAGACATCGCCACTAAAATAGCGGCTAACTGCACCACCACTCTCCACCAGCAACGCTCCAAGTTGGTCAATTCCTCGCGCCACGCCTGCAACTCTTTTTCCTTCCAACTCCAACAACACATGGTGATCACGAACCATATCTAGCTGATCCCATTCGGGTGTCAACGACTCCAGCCCCTCACTCTCAAAACGGTTCAATACCTCAACAACCTCATTCAACAGAGCTGCAGCCAGCTCATTACGAGATGGAACACTATCTAGCTGCTCGGAAAGAGATGTCCATGGCTGCTTAATCCTGCCACCAGCGGCCTGAGAAACATTAACATTCAGTCCAATGCCAATGACTGCACTGGTTGGCCCTTCCGACTCTCCTTCCAGGTCAATCAATATGCCGCCAAGCTTCTGATTCTGAAAATATAGATCGTTGGGCCATTTAAGCTGAACCCCGGAGAGCCAGCTCCTGTTCAGGACAGTAGCCATAGCAATTCCAACAACGATTCCCAGCCCACTTAACACCATTGGCCCTCCAGAAAATTTCCAGAGTAGCGACAGGTAGAGGCTTCCACCAAATGGGGATACCCACTCCTTTCCCCTTCTGCCTCTACCGGCAACTTGATGTTCGGCAAGCAAGACCGCGCCACTGCTGGCACCGTCATGGAGGTTACGCATTAGCTCACTATTGGTTGAGTCACAACTCCATACCATATCAATATGCGGCAGGCATTGTGTCGCCTCAACAGACAACCGGGATCTGATCTCCTGCTCATCAAGAAAAGTGACTGGGGCAGAGAGCCTGTACCCATGACGATTTTCAGAGTAGATCTCCACACCGATAGATTGCAGAGCCTGGATCTGTTTCCAGATTGCTGCACGGCTAACCCCAAGACTATCTCCTAGTGTTGTGCCGCTATGAAGCTCTCCATCCGAGAGCGTTTCAAGAAGCTGCTCCTGAATTGGAGTCATTCTGCACTCAGTGGTTTGATGCCATCTCCTTGGCAACTAGGTACTCAATCACTTTGAACATCTCACGATATCCACCTGCAATCCCTGGGTCAGTCACGTATTTACCATTCACAACCACCGCAGGAACCCCCTTGATTCCAGATTTTCTGGTCATGCGAACAGCCTGCTTTACACGTGACTGCACACTGAATGAACCCCATGCTTTACGAAAATCAGCCGGTGCAACTCCATGCTCTTCAAAGAAGACCTCCATCGCCAGATCATCCCCCAACAGATTTTTTCTATTGTCATTATGAATGGCATCAAACATTGCATGATGCGTCTTATCCAGCACTCCCAGCACTCCTGCAGTATAGAATGCCTGTGCTGCAGGCGCCCAATTCTCTCTAAATATAGTTGGCTGCACTTTAAGGCTTATATTTTTTGGATTTGTATCAAGCCATCTCTGTAAAAAAGGCTCCAGATTGTTGCAGTGAGGGCATCCATACCAGAAATACTCTCGCACCTCGATTGTTCCCGGTTCGGCAACAGTTCGCATAGGCTTGCTAATTCGGGTGTACTCAACACCTTCCATATAATCTTCCGCTGTTGCGGTTACGGTTACAAACCCCATAACCACCATTGCTGTCCATGCAATCCATCTATTTTTCATTGCTTCACCCTCGGTTGTTAATGTCTAAATCTGAGACCATACAGATGATAACGGGTTCACTCTATCTCCACAAAAAAAGGCCGCAGAATCTGCGGCCTTTTTTTATATTTACTACCAATTATTGGCTATAGACCAGCCTGCGCAATAATATGGTCAATAACTGCTCCAATTTCCGCATCACTCAAAGCTGTACCACCTTTTGGCGCCATTGCTGTTCCTGCTACGCCAGCTATTGCACTGGCAACCAGTCCATCACGACCACCAGCTTTTTCCAGTCTTGGGGCCCAATTATCCTTAACCCCAATCTGAGGTGCATTTAGTGCGGGAGCCATTGGGCCGTGGCATGCGAAACAGCCTGCCTGGAATAGTGCCGCACCACCTGTTGCCGCGGAAGCTGGAGCAGCTGCAGGAGCGGGTGCTGCTTCTTTAGCAGCAGCGGCCGGGGCAGCTACTGTCTCAGCCACTACCGGCGCCTCTGGTGCAGGCGCCTCTGGTGCAGTTGTAGCGGCTACAGGGGCAGAAGCCACTACTCCATCCATTGATTGAATATAGGCAGTTACCGCAGAGATGTCACCATCTGTAAGACGACTCGCGACATCCTGCATCATTCTATTTGGATCGTTATAACGAGCACCAGAACCAAACGCATTAAGCTGTGCCGTTGTATAGTCAGCCAGCTGGCCGGTCAACCCAGGCCAACCTGCGGAGTCATTTCCAGCCGCATCTGGTCCATGACAGGCCATACATGCGGTAACACCACGTGCCATATCTCCACCCTGGTAGAGGCTCTTACCCTTGGCTGCAAGCCCTGCATCTACAGAGCCGCCATCAGCACCAGCAGCTGTTGCATAATATGCTGCCAGGTTTGCGATATCTGCATCACTCAGGCCAAGCGCCTGGCCTGTCATCAATAGATCCTTGCGTGCGCCTGACTTGAAATCCTCCATCTGTTTTGCAAGATAGCCAGCGTTCTGTCCTGCCAGAGCAGGAACTGCCTTTGTTTTACCTGGGTTCATAGGATCAGGAAAGGCTGGATTACCATGGCCGGTAGCCCCATGACAGGCCCCACAAACAGCAGCCTTTGCCTTGCCAGCATCAACATCACCACCAGCCATCACTGTTCCAGATATTGCGAGCACAGCTGCTGCAACCAAAGTTTGCGTCAAAACGGCCTTCTTCATCGATTCTTTCCTTCTTGTTAACAACAGGTACACCCTGTACTTACCAAACCCAAACCTGCCCAGCATCCGAATCCACAACATGCAAAATAGATGTTATGGTCAACGGAATATCCGCACAAATCCACATAGAATTAGCCATTATATTCGCAATCACGCCAACTTCAAACTATTCTCGCAATATCTATCCTTTCATCAATCAGAATCGATGAAGCTTCAGCCGGTATAATCCACAGTATGAACCTTAATCAGGCCACTTTTCTAACTAGCGCACCAAACCTCTCTCGTTGTCCACAAGGGAGTATTGCCGAGGTTGCATTTGCTGGACGCTCCAACGCTGGCAAATCCAGCGCCCTCAACCGCCTAACCGGCATCAATGGTCTGGCCAGAACAAGTAAAACCCCGGGACGCACCCAGCTAATCAACTTTTTTTCGCTGGATGAACATCACAATCTAGTGGATCTACCTGGCTATGGGTTTGCCAAAGTTCCTCTCAAGGTGCGCCAACAGTGGCAGCAGGATCTAGGGAAATACCTGCGAGAACGTGAGGCGCTGCGTGGAGTTATCGTCCTTATGGATATTCGTCATCCCATGACTGATAATGACCGACAGATGGTAGAGTGGAGTCGCTGGAGTGGTTTTCCACTCCATATCCTGCTCACCAAGGCTGACAAGCTAAAGCGTGGGGCAGCAATGAACTCTCTACTGAAGGTGCAAAAAATCATCGATCATGAATTTCCCGGTGTTACTGCACAGATCTTTTCTGCTACCAAGGGGGCGGGGGTGGATGAGGCCCGCAGAATTATCCTGGGGTGGCTAACAGAGTAAAAGAGCAAAAAATCAGAGAAAACTTAGTGTGCATCATCCCAGTTTGGTCCGCTACCAATATCAACTATCAGCGGCACATCCAGAACTGCTGCTGTCTCCATCTTCTTTCGCACCATAGAGATTAGCAAATCACGCTTGTCGCTCTCTACCTCAAATACCAGCTCATCGTGAACCTGCATAATCATTTGTGCAGTGGGATTATCCTCTAATAGCGCACCATCAACAGCAATCATTGCACGCTTAATAATGTCTGCAGCTGTCCCCTGCATTGGGGCATTGATTGCTGTTCTCTCTGCATACTGTCTGCGCTGACCATTTTTAGAGGTAATATCAGGAAGATAGAGCCTGCGCCCAAACAAGGTCTCCACATAACCCTGGTCACGCGCCTTCTCCTGGGTCTCATCCATATACTGCCTTACTCCTGGATAACGATCAAAATAGAGATCGATGTAACTTTGTGCTGCACCACGACTAATACCCAGCTGCCTTGCCAGACCAAATGCCGACATGCCGTAGATTAATCCAAAATTAATAGCTTTTGCGCTACGACGCTGATCTGCTGTTACCTGTTGTGGATCAACCGCAAAAACCTCCGAGGCGGTAGCTTGATGAATATCCTTCCCTTCACGAAACGCCTCCAACAACCCCGTGTCTCCAGACAGATGGGCCATAATGCGCAGTTCAATCTGAGAGTAGTCAGCTGCCACCAGCACATAGCCCTCACCTGCAACAAAGGCTTGACGAATTCGTCTTCCCTCTTTGGTTCTGATCGGGATGTTCTGCAGATTTGGATCAGATGATGATAGCCTTCCTGTCACAGCTACCGCCTGATGGTATGAGGTATGAACTCTTCCGGTTCTTGAGTTTATCTGTTGCGGCAGCTTGTCTGTATATGTTGATTTCAGCTTGCTCATGCTGCGATGCTGCAGAATCAACTGGGGCAGTCGATAGTCCTGCGCCAACTCCTGTAGCA from Candidatus Thiopontia autotrophica encodes:
- a CDS encoding DUF971 domain-containing protein, whose translation is MSEQTHQIPTEIRYDRESRVLTLSYDDGKSWDYTAEYLRVYSPSAEVRGHAPGEEILQVGKVDVAIDKIDPVGHYAVSLKFDDGHDTGIYSWDWLYQLGEKMDEYWQDYLDRLEAEGIERKTTAERMAT
- the hslU gene encoding ATP-dependent protease ATPase subunit HslU, with the translated sequence MNELTPREIVSELDKHIIGQDAAKRAVAIALRNRWRRMQVSEELRYEITPKNILMIGPTGVGKTEIARRLARLANAPFIKIEATKFTEVGYVGRDVESIIRDLADISIKNVRESAVESVRSRAEDAAEERVLDALLPPVKSRGAASEQEEEESPTRQKFRKKLREGDLDDKEIEIEVSAPAVGVEIMGPPGMEDMTSQLQGMFQNMGNKPPKAKKMRVAEALKILVEEESHKMVDEEEIKSQAINSVEQNGIVFLDEIDKVARRSEEQSGGEVSREGVQRDLLPLVEGSTVSTKYGMIKTDHILFIASGAFHLSKPSDLIPELQGRLPIRVELSALSVEDFKLILSATDASLTEQYTALMETDGVDLRFEDAGIHRIAEFSWQVNERTENIGARRLHTVMERLLEEISFEATDHSEETVVVDADYVDHHLSELAADEDLSRYIL
- the hslV gene encoding ATP-dependent protease subunit HslV; amino-acid sequence: MDQYHGTTILCVRRDNHVVLGGDGQVSMGNTVMKGNARKIRRLYHDKVIAGFAGGTADAFTLIERFEGKLEKYSGHMIRSAVELAKDWRTDRMLRKLEALLLVADENETLVITGNGDVIEPEHGAVAIGSGGHYALSAARALLENSEMGAQEIVEKSMGIAADICVFTNRSLVTEELGDKD
- the xerC gene encoding tyrosine recombinase XerC; protein product: MERFLNHLQNERRLSPNSLKAYSRDLSHFRSHIEKRGDRFLELTSHHLRDFVAQRHRSGAASRTIQRNLSAVRTFYRYLLREQGIDYNPAAGVSAPKGDHPLPTTLDVDQMDSLLAFSEDDPLSIRDHAMFELIYSSGLRLSELAGVDCRDISLDDATIRVLGKGSKERVLPVGGVAQQAIQQWMRIRQQMVDKDEQALFVTQRGKRIAVRTIQQRLEKLARKRGMDRRVHPHMLRHSFASHLLESSGNLRAVQEMLGHENISTTQIYTHLDFQHLAAVYDQAHPRAKQKSSDGRFSPAKRKDM
- a CDS encoding DUF484 family protein, whose protein sequence is MSQHESVSHEEIHAVSGDDVAAYLEQHNDFFIDYPELLNKINVPHQSGAAVSLIERQVGQLRKENGRLNNEINTLIHVARENDALSENMHRLTLELLNCESRDGIVASLYESLRDHFGIEQVVILLPHAENEQTHKLFESLLQDSVPFCGQLDEEQRESIFGDDLEHGASVALLPLGEFGGQGLIALGSADQQYYHEKMGTHFLVQLASLVSTALRHCDGEQQ
- the dapF gene encoding diaminopimelate epimerase — encoded protein: MRLRFTKMHGLGNDFVVINAVSEPFEPTSEQVRFLADRNFGVGCDQLLLVEPAQSEGADFRYRIWNADGGEVEQCGNGARCFARFVRDQGLTNKDEIVVETASGIITLKLQDNGWVTVNMGPPILTPSDIPFVADEQADTYDIEVDGDVLKVGVLSMGNPHVVLAVDELEDATVNRLGPLLESHERFPQRVNVGFMRVVSPSEIHLRVYERGTGETMACGTGACAAVVTGIVQGKLSSEVKVGLRGGELSVRWMGGDAPVMMTGPAETVFEGVIEL
- the lysA gene encoding diaminopimelate decarboxylase, whose product is MNSFFEQREGILYAESLSMKTLAEDYGTPLFVYSENAIRAQWQAFENGFNGEEHLVCFAVKANSNLAVLALLASMGAGFDIVSVGELERVLKAGGDAGKVVFSGVGKRDDEIKRALEAGILCFNIESEAELERVNRVAGDMGMCAPISLRVNPDVDAGTHPYISTGLRSNKFGITIDHAREVYRLAATLSNLKIMGIDCHIGSQLTELSPFEDALDRVLLLVDQLGEDGINLHHIDVGGGLGIDYNHDNPPSPESYVRAVTEKLDGRDLEIIMEPGRAMVGNSGVMLTKVEFIKEGEEKNFCIVDGAMNDLIRPALYSAWQNIVPVEERTSGKKSIYDVVGPICETGDFLGKDRELNVESGDLLAVMSSGAYGFVMSSTYNSRPRAAEVMVSGERAVVVRDRETIESLYAGEHIPDSF
- a CDS encoding alpha/beta fold hydrolase; translation: METISHITIEPPSKASSTVIWLHGLGADGHDFESVLPMLELPIDHAIRFIFPHAPERPITVNDGMVMRGWYDITSFDFGKRGDIEGIESSVESISQLIDKEVESGILPGNILLAGFSQGGVIALHSALRHPQQLAGVMALSTYLPYPEKIPSANNKHPATIFFAHGVNDPVVPYSAGESAKSWLEEKGYIAKWHQYVMEHAVCAEEINEISNFIQGRL
- a CDS encoding type III pantothenate kinase — its product is MREERHWLLIDAGNSRVKLGWALVSGISRFDLLDNENIDSLLPVILGKHIAPSMVWLANSAGEQREQQIKKIVETLWGVDVQSIGATGKFGDVSNGYYKPEQLGIDRWLGMIAAWDKIHGAFCLVDCGTAVTIDLVDGEGNHQGGIITPGIGASSRELAAKARHLPSNQLYSETFPLGRSTEEGLRMDRDGSVDSVDSAIADILSRNKNVALMVTGGDAWQIHESSRFRFKDDPNLVLDGLFLVANSAISQ